One genomic segment of Kogia breviceps isolate mKogBre1 chromosome 11, mKogBre1 haplotype 1, whole genome shotgun sequence includes these proteins:
- the SH2D6 gene encoding SH2 domain-containing protein 6 isoform X2, producing MRTVSPVSHPDSPAWRKEDPCPSPLSAPGTWRRRHPFPEAQEEEEEEEDKYELPPCEALPRHLAPAHLPGTEEDSLYLDHSGPLGPPTSPPPPPPPPPPPQPQPKMMNSLPTCPTPGYHFPPKAAWSPPEATKLSWSFGRRELGAPDRAVPGPAKKREEDIYLDFPALPQTLSSQVLRPPVPLPRTSVGPRPTTAPQEARNGASNATSKGRRASLCSVAATQNSSAAEEGDLLGQPWYSGNCDRHAVESALLRCQKDGAYTVRPSSDPRGSQPFTLAVLLHGRVFNIPIRRLDGGRHYALGREGRNHEEESGQQHAHGCHHRKGLELGSKMQWGFMGQTGRKIFRKMSTSSLARAPQLPQEVSPCVRLTDALLRRPALLLRGRHGPELPAATPTARRQTQRQPAAHLPDLPHQALKPQSTCTLASGSIVGSSGCLPLLSQVFTPPGPAPPSRAPVPPCRPP from the exons ATGAGGACAGTCTCACCAGTCTCCCATCCAGACTCCCCTGCTTGGAGAAAAGAGGACCCCTGCCCATCTCCTCTGTCTGCCCCAGGGACCTGGAGACGCAGG CATCCCTTCCCAGAAgcccaggaggaggaagaagaagaggaggataaGTATGAGCTGCCCCCCTGTGAGGCTCTGCCCCGCCACCTAGCCCCCGCCCACCTTCCTGGCACTGAGGAGGACTCTTTGTACTTGG ATCACTCTGGCCCCCTGGGCCCTCCCacgtcaccaccaccaccgccaccaccaccgccGCCACCGCAGCCCCAGCCCAAGATGATGAAcagcctccccacctgccccaccccaggCTACCATTTCCCA CCCAAGGCTGCGTGGAGCCCGCCGGAGGCCACAAAGCTGAGCTGGTCCTTTGGGAGGCGAG AGCTGGGTGCGCCAGACCGGGCG GTGCCGGGCCCAGCAAAGAAGCGCGAGGAGGACATATACCTAGATT TCCCCGCCTTGCCTCAGACTCTGAGCTCGCAAGTCCTGAGGCCCCCAGTCCCTCTACCAAGGACATCAGTGGGGCCCAG GCCCACCACAGCCCCCCAGGAAGCTCGGAAT GGAGCGTCAAATGCCACCTCTAAAG GAAGGAGAGCCTCCCTTTGCTCTGTAGCTGCCACCCAGAACTCCTCAGCTGCCGAg GAAGGAGATCTGCTGGGCCAGCCTTGGTACTCAGGGAACTGTGACCGCCATGCTGTTGAGAGTGCCCTGCTCCGATGCCAAAAG GACGGGGCCTACACTGTGCGCCCCAGCTCAGACCCTCGTGGTTCTCAGCCCTTCACCCTGGCAGTACTTCTCCACGGCCGGGTCTTCAACATTCCCATCCGCCGGCTGGATGGCGGGCGCCACTACGCTTTGGGCCGGGAAGGCAGGAACCACGAGGAG GAGTCTGGCCAACAACACGCGCACGGGTGCCATCACAGGAAAGGCCTGGAACTGGGCAGCAAAATGCAGTGGGGCTTCATGGGGCAAACaggaaggaaaatatttagaaaaatgtcaACAAGCTCCCTCGCCAGAGCCCCCCAGCTCCCTCAGGAAGTTTCTCCCTGCGTGAGGCTCACTGATGCCCTGCTTCGCCGTCCAGCTCTTCTCCTCCGTGGCCGCCATGGTCCAGAACTACCTGCAGCAACCCCTACCGCTCGTAGACAGACACAGCGGCAGCCGGCAGCTCACCTGCCTGATCTTCCCCACCAAGCCCTGAAGCCACAGAGCACGTGCACCTTGGCCTCCGGTTCCATAGTTGGCTCCTCAGgctgtctccctctcctctcccaggtCTTCACCCCGCCAGGCCCCGCTCCCCCATCCCGTGCCCCAGTCCCTCCCTGCAGGCCTCCCTGA
- the SH2D6 gene encoding SH2 domain-containing protein 6 isoform X3 has product MRTVSPVSHPDSPAWRKEDPCPSPLSAPGTWRRRHPFPEAQEEEEEEEDKYELPPCEALPRHLAPAHLPGTEEDSLYLDHSGPLGPPTSPPPPPPPPPPPQPQPKMMNSLPTCPTPGYHFPSWVRQTGRPRLASDSELASPEAPSPSTKDISGAQAHHSPPGSSEWSAPNQEAPNLYLKITPHLEVTRGLAGRRASLCSVAATQNSSAAEEGDLLGQPWYSGNCDRHAVESALLRCQKDGAYTVRPSSDPRGSQPFTLAVLLHGRVFNIPIRRLDGGRHYALGREGRNHEEESGQQHAHGCHHRKGLELGSKMQWGFMGQTGRKIFRKMSTSSLARAPQLPQEVSPCVRLTDALLRRPALLLRGRHGPELPAATPTARRQTQRQPAAHLPDLPHQALKPQSTCTLASGSIVGSSGCLPLLSQVFTPPGPAPPSRAPVPPCRPP; this is encoded by the exons ATGAGGACAGTCTCACCAGTCTCCCATCCAGACTCCCCTGCTTGGAGAAAAGAGGACCCCTGCCCATCTCCTCTGTCTGCCCCAGGGACCTGGAGACGCAGG CATCCCTTCCCAGAAgcccaggaggaggaagaagaagaggaggataaGTATGAGCTGCCCCCCTGTGAGGCTCTGCCCCGCCACCTAGCCCCCGCCCACCTTCCTGGCACTGAGGAGGACTCTTTGTACTTGG ATCACTCTGGCCCCCTGGGCCCTCCCacgtcaccaccaccaccgccaccaccaccgccGCCACCGCAGCCCCAGCCCAAGATGATGAAcagcctccccacctgccccaccccaggCTACCATTTCCCA AGCTGGGTGCGCCAGACCGGGCG TCCCCGCCTTGCCTCAGACTCTGAGCTCGCAAGTCCTGAGGCCCCCAGTCCCTCTACCAAGGACATCAGTGGGGCCCAG GCCCACCACAGCCCCCCAGGAAGCTCGGAAT GGTCTGCACCAAATCAGGAAGCTCCCAACCTGTACCTTAAAATCACTCCTCACTTGGAGGTCACGCGTGGCCTAGCCG GAAGGAGAGCCTCCCTTTGCTCTGTAGCTGCCACCCAGAACTCCTCAGCTGCCGAg GAAGGAGATCTGCTGGGCCAGCCTTGGTACTCAGGGAACTGTGACCGCCATGCTGTTGAGAGTGCCCTGCTCCGATGCCAAAAG GACGGGGCCTACACTGTGCGCCCCAGCTCAGACCCTCGTGGTTCTCAGCCCTTCACCCTGGCAGTACTTCTCCACGGCCGGGTCTTCAACATTCCCATCCGCCGGCTGGATGGCGGGCGCCACTACGCTTTGGGCCGGGAAGGCAGGAACCACGAGGAG GAGTCTGGCCAACAACACGCGCACGGGTGCCATCACAGGAAAGGCCTGGAACTGGGCAGCAAAATGCAGTGGGGCTTCATGGGGCAAACaggaaggaaaatatttagaaaaatgtcaACAAGCTCCCTCGCCAGAGCCCCCCAGCTCCCTCAGGAAGTTTCTCCCTGCGTGAGGCTCACTGATGCCCTGCTTCGCCGTCCAGCTCTTCTCCTCCGTGGCCGCCATGGTCCAGAACTACCTGCAGCAACCCCTACCGCTCGTAGACAGACACAGCGGCAGCCGGCAGCTCACCTGCCTGATCTTCCCCACCAAGCCCTGAAGCCACAGAGCACGTGCACCTTGGCCTCCGGTTCCATAGTTGGCTCCTCAGgctgtctccctctcctctcccaggtCTTCACCCCGCCAGGCCCCGCTCCCCCATCCCGTGCCCCAGTCCCTCCCTGCAGGCCTCCCTGA
- the SH2D6 gene encoding SH2 domain-containing protein 6 isoform X1, translated as MRTVSPVSHPDSPAWRKEDPCPSPLSAPGTWRRRHPFPEAQEEEEEEEDKYELPPCEALPRHLAPAHLPGTEEDSLYLDHSGPLGPPTSPPPPPPPPPPPQPQPKMMNSLPTCPTPGYHFPPKAAWSPPEATKLSWSFGRRELGAPDRAVPGPAKKREEDIYLDFPALPQTLSSQVLRPPVPLPRTSVGPRPTTAPQEARNGASNATSKGSAPNQEAPNLYLKITPHLEVTRGLAGRRASLCSVAATQNSSAAEEGDLLGQPWYSGNCDRHAVESALLRCQKDGAYTVRPSSDPRGSQPFTLAVLLHGRVFNIPIRRLDGGRHYALGREGRNHEEESGQQHAHGCHHRKGLELGSKMQWGFMGQTGRKIFRKMSTSSLARAPQLPQEVSPCVRLTDALLRRPALLLRGRHGPELPAATPTARRQTQRQPAAHLPDLPHQALKPQSTCTLASGSIVGSSGCLPLLSQVFTPPGPAPPSRAPVPPCRPP; from the exons ATGAGGACAGTCTCACCAGTCTCCCATCCAGACTCCCCTGCTTGGAGAAAAGAGGACCCCTGCCCATCTCCTCTGTCTGCCCCAGGGACCTGGAGACGCAGG CATCCCTTCCCAGAAgcccaggaggaggaagaagaagaggaggataaGTATGAGCTGCCCCCCTGTGAGGCTCTGCCCCGCCACCTAGCCCCCGCCCACCTTCCTGGCACTGAGGAGGACTCTTTGTACTTGG ATCACTCTGGCCCCCTGGGCCCTCCCacgtcaccaccaccaccgccaccaccaccgccGCCACCGCAGCCCCAGCCCAAGATGATGAAcagcctccccacctgccccaccccaggCTACCATTTCCCA CCCAAGGCTGCGTGGAGCCCGCCGGAGGCCACAAAGCTGAGCTGGTCCTTTGGGAGGCGAG AGCTGGGTGCGCCAGACCGGGCG GTGCCGGGCCCAGCAAAGAAGCGCGAGGAGGACATATACCTAGATT TCCCCGCCTTGCCTCAGACTCTGAGCTCGCAAGTCCTGAGGCCCCCAGTCCCTCTACCAAGGACATCAGTGGGGCCCAG GCCCACCACAGCCCCCCAGGAAGCTCGGAAT GGAGCGTCAAATGCCACCTCTAAAG GGTCTGCACCAAATCAGGAAGCTCCCAACCTGTACCTTAAAATCACTCCTCACTTGGAGGTCACGCGTGGCCTAGCCG GAAGGAGAGCCTCCCTTTGCTCTGTAGCTGCCACCCAGAACTCCTCAGCTGCCGAg GAAGGAGATCTGCTGGGCCAGCCTTGGTACTCAGGGAACTGTGACCGCCATGCTGTTGAGAGTGCCCTGCTCCGATGCCAAAAG GACGGGGCCTACACTGTGCGCCCCAGCTCAGACCCTCGTGGTTCTCAGCCCTTCACCCTGGCAGTACTTCTCCACGGCCGGGTCTTCAACATTCCCATCCGCCGGCTGGATGGCGGGCGCCACTACGCTTTGGGCCGGGAAGGCAGGAACCACGAGGAG GAGTCTGGCCAACAACACGCGCACGGGTGCCATCACAGGAAAGGCCTGGAACTGGGCAGCAAAATGCAGTGGGGCTTCATGGGGCAAACaggaaggaaaatatttagaaaaatgtcaACAAGCTCCCTCGCCAGAGCCCCCCAGCTCCCTCAGGAAGTTTCTCCCTGCGTGAGGCTCACTGATGCCCTGCTTCGCCGTCCAGCTCTTCTCCTCCGTGGCCGCCATGGTCCAGAACTACCTGCAGCAACCCCTACCGCTCGTAGACAGACACAGCGGCAGCCGGCAGCTCACCTGCCTGATCTTCCCCACCAAGCCCTGAAGCCACAGAGCACGTGCACCTTGGCCTCCGGTTCCATAGTTGGCTCCTCAGgctgtctccctctcctctcccaggtCTTCACCCCGCCAGGCCCCGCTCCCCCATCCCGTGCCCCAGTCCCTCCCTGCAGGCCTCCCTGA
- the SH2D6 gene encoding SH2 domain-containing protein 6 isoform X6 codes for MRTVSPVSHPDSPAWRKEDPCPSPLSAPGTWRRRHPFPEAQEEEEEEEDKYELPPCEALPRHLAPAHLPGTEEDSLYLDHSGPLGPPTSPPPPPPPPPPPQPQPKMMNSLPTCPTPGYHFPPKAAWSPPEATKLSWSFGRRELGAPDRAVPGPAKKREEDIYLDFPALPQTLSSQVLRPPVPLPRTSVGPRPTTAPQEARNGASNATSKGRRASLCSVAATQNSSAAEEGDLLGQPWYSGNCDRHAVESALLRCQKDGAYTVRPSSDPRGSQPFTLAVLLHGRVFNIPIRRLDGGRHYALGREGRNHEELFSSVAAMVQNYLQQPLPLVDRHSGSRQLTCLIFPTKP; via the exons ATGAGGACAGTCTCACCAGTCTCCCATCCAGACTCCCCTGCTTGGAGAAAAGAGGACCCCTGCCCATCTCCTCTGTCTGCCCCAGGGACCTGGAGACGCAGG CATCCCTTCCCAGAAgcccaggaggaggaagaagaagaggaggataaGTATGAGCTGCCCCCCTGTGAGGCTCTGCCCCGCCACCTAGCCCCCGCCCACCTTCCTGGCACTGAGGAGGACTCTTTGTACTTGG ATCACTCTGGCCCCCTGGGCCCTCCCacgtcaccaccaccaccgccaccaccaccgccGCCACCGCAGCCCCAGCCCAAGATGATGAAcagcctccccacctgccccaccccaggCTACCATTTCCCA CCCAAGGCTGCGTGGAGCCCGCCGGAGGCCACAAAGCTGAGCTGGTCCTTTGGGAGGCGAG AGCTGGGTGCGCCAGACCGGGCG GTGCCGGGCCCAGCAAAGAAGCGCGAGGAGGACATATACCTAGATT TCCCCGCCTTGCCTCAGACTCTGAGCTCGCAAGTCCTGAGGCCCCCAGTCCCTCTACCAAGGACATCAGTGGGGCCCAG GCCCACCACAGCCCCCCAGGAAGCTCGGAAT GGAGCGTCAAATGCCACCTCTAAAG GAAGGAGAGCCTCCCTTTGCTCTGTAGCTGCCACCCAGAACTCCTCAGCTGCCGAg GAAGGAGATCTGCTGGGCCAGCCTTGGTACTCAGGGAACTGTGACCGCCATGCTGTTGAGAGTGCCCTGCTCCGATGCCAAAAG GACGGGGCCTACACTGTGCGCCCCAGCTCAGACCCTCGTGGTTCTCAGCCCTTCACCCTGGCAGTACTTCTCCACGGCCGGGTCTTCAACATTCCCATCCGCCGGCTGGATGGCGGGCGCCACTACGCTTTGGGCCGGGAAGGCAGGAACCACGAGGAG CTCTTCTCCTCCGTGGCCGCCATGGTCCAGAACTACCTGCAGCAACCCCTACCGCTCGTAGACAGACACAGCGGCAGCCGGCAGCTCACCTGCCTGATCTTCCCCACCAAGCCCTGA
- the SH2D6 gene encoding SH2 domain-containing protein 6 isoform X4 — protein sequence MRTVSPVSHPDSPAWRKEDPCPSPLSAPGTWRRRHPFPEAQEEEEEEEDKYELPPCEALPRHLAPAHLPGTEEDSLYLDHSGPLGPPTSPPPPPPPPPPPQPQPKMMNSLPTCPTPGYHFPPKAAWSPPEATKLSWSFGRRELGAPDRAVPGPAKKREEDIYLDFPALPQTLSSQVLRPPVPLPRTSVGPRPTTAPQEARNGASNATSKGSAPNQEAPNLYLKITPHLEVTRGLAGRRASLCSVAATQNSSAAEEGDLLGQPWYSGNCDRHAVESALLRCQKDGAYTVRPSSDPRGSQPFTLAVLLHGRVFNIPIRRLDGGRHYALGREGRNHEEEVSPCVRLTDALLRRPALLLRGRHGPELPAATPTARRQTQRQPAAHLPDLPHQALKPQSTCTLASGSIVGSSGCLPLLSQVFTPPGPAPPSRAPVPPCRPP from the exons ATGAGGACAGTCTCACCAGTCTCCCATCCAGACTCCCCTGCTTGGAGAAAAGAGGACCCCTGCCCATCTCCTCTGTCTGCCCCAGGGACCTGGAGACGCAGG CATCCCTTCCCAGAAgcccaggaggaggaagaagaagaggaggataaGTATGAGCTGCCCCCCTGTGAGGCTCTGCCCCGCCACCTAGCCCCCGCCCACCTTCCTGGCACTGAGGAGGACTCTTTGTACTTGG ATCACTCTGGCCCCCTGGGCCCTCCCacgtcaccaccaccaccgccaccaccaccgccGCCACCGCAGCCCCAGCCCAAGATGATGAAcagcctccccacctgccccaccccaggCTACCATTTCCCA CCCAAGGCTGCGTGGAGCCCGCCGGAGGCCACAAAGCTGAGCTGGTCCTTTGGGAGGCGAG AGCTGGGTGCGCCAGACCGGGCG GTGCCGGGCCCAGCAAAGAAGCGCGAGGAGGACATATACCTAGATT TCCCCGCCTTGCCTCAGACTCTGAGCTCGCAAGTCCTGAGGCCCCCAGTCCCTCTACCAAGGACATCAGTGGGGCCCAG GCCCACCACAGCCCCCCAGGAAGCTCGGAAT GGAGCGTCAAATGCCACCTCTAAAG GGTCTGCACCAAATCAGGAAGCTCCCAACCTGTACCTTAAAATCACTCCTCACTTGGAGGTCACGCGTGGCCTAGCCG GAAGGAGAGCCTCCCTTTGCTCTGTAGCTGCCACCCAGAACTCCTCAGCTGCCGAg GAAGGAGATCTGCTGGGCCAGCCTTGGTACTCAGGGAACTGTGACCGCCATGCTGTTGAGAGTGCCCTGCTCCGATGCCAAAAG GACGGGGCCTACACTGTGCGCCCCAGCTCAGACCCTCGTGGTTCTCAGCCCTTCACCCTGGCAGTACTTCTCCACGGCCGGGTCTTCAACATTCCCATCCGCCGGCTGGATGGCGGGCGCCACTACGCTTTGGGCCGGGAAGGCAGGAACCACGAGGAG GAAGTTTCTCCCTGCGTGAGGCTCACTGATGCCCTGCTTCGCCGTCCAGCTCTTCTCCTCCGTGGCCGCCATGGTCCAGAACTACCTGCAGCAACCCCTACCGCTCGTAGACAGACACAGCGGCAGCCGGCAGCTCACCTGCCTGATCTTCCCCACCAAGCCCTGAAGCCACAGAGCACGTGCACCTTGGCCTCCGGTTCCATAGTTGGCTCCTCAGgctgtctccctctcctctcccaggtCTTCACCCCGCCAGGCCCCGCTCCCCCATCCCGTGCCCCAGTCCCTCCCTGCAGGCCTCCCTGA
- the SH2D6 gene encoding SH2 domain-containing protein 6 isoform X5: MRTVSPVSHPDSPAWRKEDPCPSPLSAPGTWRRRHPFPEAQEEEEEEEDKYELPPCEALPRHLAPAHLPGTEEDSLYLDHSGPLGPPTSPPPPPPPPPPPQPQPKMMNSLPTCPTPGYHFPPKAAWSPPEATKLSWSFGRRELGAPDRAVPGPAKKREEDIYLDFPALPQTLSSQVLRPPVPLPRTSVGPRPTTAPQEARNGASNATSKGSAPNQEAPNLYLKITPHLEVTRGLAGRRASLCSVAATQNSSAAEEGDLLGQPWYSGNCDRHAVESALLRCQKDGAYTVRPSSDPRGSQPFTLAVLLHGRVFNIPIRRLDGGRHYALGREGRNHEELFSSVAAMVQNYLQQPLPLVDRHSGSRQLTCLIFPTKP; the protein is encoded by the exons ATGAGGACAGTCTCACCAGTCTCCCATCCAGACTCCCCTGCTTGGAGAAAAGAGGACCCCTGCCCATCTCCTCTGTCTGCCCCAGGGACCTGGAGACGCAGG CATCCCTTCCCAGAAgcccaggaggaggaagaagaagaggaggataaGTATGAGCTGCCCCCCTGTGAGGCTCTGCCCCGCCACCTAGCCCCCGCCCACCTTCCTGGCACTGAGGAGGACTCTTTGTACTTGG ATCACTCTGGCCCCCTGGGCCCTCCCacgtcaccaccaccaccgccaccaccaccgccGCCACCGCAGCCCCAGCCCAAGATGATGAAcagcctccccacctgccccaccccaggCTACCATTTCCCA CCCAAGGCTGCGTGGAGCCCGCCGGAGGCCACAAAGCTGAGCTGGTCCTTTGGGAGGCGAG AGCTGGGTGCGCCAGACCGGGCG GTGCCGGGCCCAGCAAAGAAGCGCGAGGAGGACATATACCTAGATT TCCCCGCCTTGCCTCAGACTCTGAGCTCGCAAGTCCTGAGGCCCCCAGTCCCTCTACCAAGGACATCAGTGGGGCCCAG GCCCACCACAGCCCCCCAGGAAGCTCGGAAT GGAGCGTCAAATGCCACCTCTAAAG GGTCTGCACCAAATCAGGAAGCTCCCAACCTGTACCTTAAAATCACTCCTCACTTGGAGGTCACGCGTGGCCTAGCCG GAAGGAGAGCCTCCCTTTGCTCTGTAGCTGCCACCCAGAACTCCTCAGCTGCCGAg GAAGGAGATCTGCTGGGCCAGCCTTGGTACTCAGGGAACTGTGACCGCCATGCTGTTGAGAGTGCCCTGCTCCGATGCCAAAAG GACGGGGCCTACACTGTGCGCCCCAGCTCAGACCCTCGTGGTTCTCAGCCCTTCACCCTGGCAGTACTTCTCCACGGCCGGGTCTTCAACATTCCCATCCGCCGGCTGGATGGCGGGCGCCACTACGCTTTGGGCCGGGAAGGCAGGAACCACGAGGAG CTCTTCTCCTCCGTGGCCGCCATGGTCCAGAACTACCTGCAGCAACCCCTACCGCTCGTAGACAGACACAGCGGCAGCCGGCAGCTCACCTGCCTGATCTTCCCCACCAAGCCCTGA